GGATCAAATAGTCCATCGGGGCCAGTCGTTCCAAATCCCAGTTTTTGAGCGGCTCGGCAATGATCTGCTCAATTTCGTCGTTGCGGGTGATGGTTTGCTCAAACAACTCTTCCATAAAAAAGCGGTCTTCCTCCCAATCATCGGTCAACGGAACCAGTTGCAGACCCGTTTCTTCGATGGTGGATTTCAGCGATTTGTTAGCCATTTTACGGGCAAGATCGCCGTTTTCGCTCCAATACAGATCGTTGAGTTCAAAGAAAGTGACCACTTCTTCATTTTTCAGAATGACCTCTTTGAGGGCATTCAGCATGAGTTGAAGGTCTTCTTCGGGGGTATGTTCTTTGGTTTCACAATACGCACGATAGGCGTCATCATTACGAAATACATCCCGAAAGAGGGTACGGACGAGCCCGGTAGTTTCTTTTCCCCAGGTAATGCCGCGCCGAATAAATTCGTTTTCCAGGGTTTTATTTTCGGTCAGGGCAATGACTACCCGATTGGTATCAAAACCGGCTACTTTCGAGAGTGGCTTATTGTCAGGATCGTCGTATTGCCGTTCGCGCTCACCCTGCGAAAGAGCGCCTAATTCAATGAAGAGCTGTAAAAGAAGCAGATACGTATTATAGATGGCTTCGACTTCGGGCGTTAACTGCCGGGAGATGCGCTGCTTATCTTTTTTGAATAAATCCTGATAATACCTTAGCGCATTTTTGGCCGTGACAAAGGCAGCAGGCGGGGTATCTTCATCTTGGGTAATATCGCCTTTGCGGTAATTTTCCTCCAATAAAAGTGTGGTCATTTTTCGCATTCCTTCCAATTTCCGGGGATCTTGGGGGGTCATGGAATTGAGGTCCGGCCTGAATGATTCCGAAATGAAATCAAGGGCCAATTGATAGTCTGCCTCGCGGGCAGCTTGCAGAGCGTAAAGGGATTGCAGCACCTTTACGCGCAGGTGTCTTCGACTTAACATTCAGTCTTAAAATTTGTGCAAATAAGCAGCAAGGAAAAGAACTTGCTTGTGTTTCCGGGCGCAAAGGTACATTAAATAACCCAATTTTTCCAAGTTTACTCGTGACTCCGGAGATAAATCGGAAGCAGAAGGGTCCGTTCAGGGACTGAATTTTTGCACTTATTTTTATTGTTCCAATAAAGAAAGAACCCGCCTTGCATAGGCCAAAAAAAGAGTTGGGAATGTCACAGAAAAACCGTAATTTTACTTCTATAATGGTGGCTACTTAAGGTAGTAAAATTTCGTCAGTACTAAAATTTATAATCAGCTGTAAAGCAACAATTTAATCCAATGGCAGACAACAAAGAACAGAAGTTTAAAGCCCTGCAGACAACACTTGAGAAGCTGGATAAAGCCTATGGAAAAGGCACCGTGATGCGTCTCAGTGACAAAAAAGTAATGGACGTGGAAGTCATTTCAACGGGTTCCGTTGGGCTGGACTTAGCGTTAGGAATCGGCGGATTGCCACGCGGACGGGTCGTTGAAATCTATGGCCCTGAATCATCAGGAAAAACCACGCTGGCCATGCACTGCATAGCCGAAGCACAAAAAGCCGGCGGCTTGGCAGCATTCATTGATGCCGAGCACGCGTTTGACCGTACTTACGCCCAAAAATTAGGGATTGATACGCAAAATTTATTGATTTCACAGCCCGATAACGGTGAACAGGCTCTCGAAATTGCCGAACATCTGATTTCCTCCGGTGCCATTGACATCATCGTGATCGACTCTGTCGCCGCGCTGGTGCCGAAGGCCGAAATCGAAGGTGAAATGGGGGACAGCAAAATGGGTTTACAGGCCCGTTTGATGTCGCAGGCATTACGTAAGCTGACCGGGGTAATCAACCGGACTAACTGCTGTTGTATCTTTATCAACCAGTTGCGTGATAAAATCGGGGTTATGTTCGGAAGTCCTGAAACAACCACCGGCGGTAACGCGTTGAAATACTACGCATCGGTGCGTTTGGATATCCGCCGTATCGGTCAGATTAAGGAAAGCGCTGACAATATTACCGGTAACCGTACCAAAGTGAAAGTGGTGAAAAATAAACTGGCACCGCCGTTTAAGGTCATCGAATTTGATATCATGTACGGAGAAGGTATCTCTAAAGTGGGCGAGATCATTGACTTAGCGGTCGAATTGGAGATCGTTAAAAAATCCGGTTCATGGTTTAGCTACGATGGTAATCGCCTGTCGCAGGGACGTGATGCCGTGAAACAGTTGCTGAAAGATAATCCGGAACTGACCGAAGAACTGGAAGCCAAAATTCGGGCCAAAGTCAACGAAGATGAAAATGCGCTCATCGATACCCTTGAGCCAAACATCGTGGATGATGGTAAACCGGAATAAGGTTTAAATACAAATGGTAGGGGCAGGCTTTACGTCTGCCCTTTTTTTGTGCAATTGTGCTTTACGTCTG
Above is a window of Runella slithyformis DSM 19594 DNA encoding:
- the nusB gene encoding transcription antitermination factor NusB encodes the protein MLSRRHLRVKVLQSLYALQAAREADYQLALDFISESFRPDLNSMTPQDPRKLEGMRKMTTLLLEENYRKGDITQDEDTPPAAFVTAKNALRYYQDLFKKDKQRISRQLTPEVEAIYNTYLLLLQLFIELGALSQGERERQYDDPDNKPLSKVAGFDTNRVVIALTENKTLENEFIRRGITWGKETTGLVRTLFRDVFRNDDAYRAYCETKEHTPEEDLQLMLNALKEVILKNEEVVTFFELNDLYWSENGDLARKMANKSLKSTIEETGLQLVPLTDDWEEDRFFMEELFEQTITRNDEIEQIIAEPLKNWDLERLAPMDYLILKMSVSEMMSFPGIPVKVTINEAIEIAKEYSTPKSGKFVNGILDTLSKTLIKEGKIRKSGRGLLDNK
- the recA gene encoding recombinase RecA translates to MADNKEQKFKALQTTLEKLDKAYGKGTVMRLSDKKVMDVEVISTGSVGLDLALGIGGLPRGRVVEIYGPESSGKTTLAMHCIAEAQKAGGLAAFIDAEHAFDRTYAQKLGIDTQNLLISQPDNGEQALEIAEHLISSGAIDIIVIDSVAALVPKAEIEGEMGDSKMGLQARLMSQALRKLTGVINRTNCCCIFINQLRDKIGVMFGSPETTTGGNALKYYASVRLDIRRIGQIKESADNITGNRTKVKVVKNKLAPPFKVIEFDIMYGEGISKVGEIIDLAVELEIVKKSGSWFSYDGNRLSQGRDAVKQLLKDNPELTEELEAKIRAKVNEDENALIDTLEPNIVDDGKPE